From a single Kitasatospora sp. NBC_00458 genomic region:
- a CDS encoding DUF7824 domain-containing protein, translated as MSGAVEALLAAVREGRVPQVPGLVAVLGPAERRACVPVLRELRKEARGDWSKAAGQRMGALLVAGAGCHSGAAGAATWIGGRDFAGRSWARHPALGQVVEAQPEEWQIDVVGRLAAKRGSGWSWDLYPLIERVVRRTGCPVPASDDFTAEWLRSAAGADRGPRGAADTLLERLRADTFTPVLLPRVFELDEVGWPLDARYSTRPGDSWPEAIAGLAGSPEFDRADLVDLCVARLVRGGRPADQKAFLAVLAALAPAPAEYAARVRDLLAMLDGLSTVAAHAQQALAGLDEAGLVEPEVLTEASAVVLFRSEKKLVRAQLAWLEQAARRSPERSGPVVLAAAEAFGHPDTVLQERALNVVARRLKAAGEGVLPELRLAARSLDPAHHARAGELFGAPVGGGEDDDTAWSELLPPVPVPAPLGDPLATPAEVAEELAVLLASGRSDVALFERVLDGLVRHAHQDRAALAGALEPVLRTNPWHDVGRWQDCGPGEVLYVAAAVAGLVDPHRRGSGFRNRGEHPLGGDHHTVYGAVFAARLFEAAERVTTDRPPLLLATPTDATGAVEAAALVERLAAYEAVGAAVGKADLSAALLRVAPTTGAAVLAAADRLASPAGRWAARWLREGGLPAQSSARVLFAPGPEARPAQRYWDRWWEVVKRVAVTQTGSGGGPAGPAGERLEPGFWALLDGTAPTVDRARKQNEWLWEPSPHWAAMLPHHREEQAARWLDWFADSADRDRRGVGRMIVVLAEGGGPAGLSLHLALAYGLGARFPEDRTAAVDALLVLAARGDLDGALLGRELGELVALGTVKPNRLAHSLATTADTGAYGTVWSVLATALPALLGGEVPRGTVDVLAVAADAARRCGARGEVAGVAEVAGRPGSSRLVKQARVLREVLAG; from the coding sequence ATGTCGGGCGCGGTCGAGGCGCTGCTGGCGGCGGTCCGCGAGGGGCGGGTGCCGCAGGTGCCGGGGCTGGTCGCCGTGCTCGGGCCGGCCGAGCGGCGGGCCTGCGTCCCGGTGCTCAGGGAGCTGCGCAAGGAGGCCCGCGGCGACTGGTCCAAGGCGGCAGGGCAGCGGATGGGCGCGCTGCTGGTCGCCGGGGCCGGCTGCCACTCCGGCGCGGCCGGCGCCGCCACTTGGATCGGGGGGCGGGACTTCGCCGGCCGCTCCTGGGCCCGGCACCCCGCGCTCGGCCAGGTGGTCGAGGCCCAGCCGGAGGAGTGGCAGATCGACGTGGTCGGCCGACTCGCCGCCAAGCGCGGGTCGGGCTGGAGCTGGGACCTCTACCCGCTGATCGAGCGGGTGGTGCGGCGGACGGGCTGCCCGGTGCCGGCCTCCGACGACTTCACCGCCGAGTGGCTGCGCTCGGCCGCCGGCGCCGATCGCGGTCCGCGGGGTGCCGCCGACACCCTGCTGGAGCGCCTGCGGGCGGACACCTTCACCCCCGTGCTGCTGCCGCGGGTGTTCGAGCTCGACGAGGTCGGCTGGCCGCTCGACGCCCGGTACAGCACCCGGCCGGGCGACTCCTGGCCGGAGGCGATCGCGGGGCTGGCGGGCAGCCCGGAGTTCGACCGCGCCGATCTGGTCGACCTCTGCGTGGCCAGGCTGGTCCGCGGCGGCCGGCCGGCGGACCAGAAGGCCTTCCTCGCCGTGCTGGCCGCCCTCGCGCCCGCCCCGGCGGAGTACGCCGCCCGGGTCCGCGACCTGCTCGCGATGCTGGACGGGCTCTCGACCGTGGCCGCCCACGCCCAGCAGGCGCTCGCCGGACTGGACGAGGCCGGGCTGGTGGAGCCCGAGGTGCTGACCGAGGCTTCGGCGGTGGTGCTGTTCCGCAGCGAGAAGAAGCTGGTCCGCGCCCAGCTGGCGTGGCTGGAGCAGGCCGCCCGGCGCTCGCCCGAACGCTCCGGTCCGGTGGTGCTGGCCGCCGCCGAGGCCTTCGGCCACCCCGACACGGTGCTCCAGGAGCGCGCGCTCAACGTGGTGGCCCGCCGGCTCAAGGCGGCCGGCGAGGGCGTCCTGCCGGAGCTGCGGCTCGCCGCCCGGTCGCTCGACCCCGCCCACCACGCCCGCGCCGGTGAACTGTTCGGCGCGCCGGTGGGCGGCGGCGAGGACGACGACACCGCGTGGAGCGAGCTGCTCCCGCCGGTCCCGGTGCCGGCCCCGCTCGGCGACCCGCTCGCCACCCCGGCGGAGGTCGCCGAGGAGCTGGCCGTGCTGCTGGCCTCGGGCCGGTCGGACGTGGCCCTCTTCGAACGCGTCCTGGACGGCCTGGTCCGGCACGCCCACCAGGACCGGGCGGCGCTCGCCGGCGCCCTGGAGCCGGTGCTGCGGACGAACCCGTGGCACGACGTCGGCCGCTGGCAGGACTGCGGCCCCGGCGAGGTGCTGTACGTCGCGGCGGCGGTCGCCGGGCTGGTCGACCCGCACCGGCGCGGCTCCGGCTTCCGGAACAGGGGCGAGCACCCGCTGGGCGGCGACCACCACACCGTGTACGGCGCCGTGTTCGCCGCCCGGCTCTTCGAGGCGGCCGAGCGGGTCACCACCGACCGCCCGCCGCTGCTGCTCGCCACCCCGACCGATGCGACCGGCGCGGTCGAGGCGGCCGCGCTGGTGGAGCGCCTGGCCGCCTACGAGGCGGTCGGCGCCGCGGTCGGGAAGGCCGACCTGAGCGCCGCGCTGCTGCGGGTCGCGCCGACGACCGGGGCGGCCGTCCTGGCGGCGGCCGACCGGCTGGCCTCGCCCGCCGGCCGCTGGGCCGCCCGGTGGCTGCGCGAGGGAGGCCTGCCGGCGCAGTCGTCGGCCAGGGTGCTCTTCGCGCCGGGGCCGGAGGCCCGGCCCGCGCAGCGCTACTGGGACCGCTGGTGGGAGGTGGTGAAGCGGGTCGCGGTCACCCAGACCGGCAGCGGGGGCGGTCCGGCCGGCCCGGCGGGCGAGCGGCTGGAGCCCGGGTTCTGGGCGCTGCTGGACGGCACCGCGCCCACGGTGGACCGGGCCCGGAAGCAGAACGAGTGGCTCTGGGAGCCCAGCCCGCACTGGGCGGCGATGCTCCCGCACCACCGCGAGGAGCAGGCGGCCCGCTGGCTCGACTGGTTCGCCGACTCGGCGGACCGGGACCGGCGCGGGGTGGGCCGGATGATCGTGGTGCTCGCCGAGGGCGGCGGCCCGGCCGGGCTCTCGCTCCACCTCGCCCTCGCCTACGGGCTCGGGGCGAGGTTCCCCGAGGACCGCACGGCGGCCGTGGACGCGCTGCTGGTCCTCGCCGCCCGGGGCGACCTGGACGGCGCGCTGCTCGGCCGTGAGCTGGGTGAGCTGGTCGCCCTCGGCACCGTGAAGCCCAACCGGCTCGCCCACTCCCTGGCCACCACGGCCGACACCGGCGCCTACGGCACCGTCTGGTCGGTGCTGGCCACGGCCCTGCCCGCCCTCCTCGGCGGTGAGGTGCCGCGCGGCACGGTCGACGTGCTGGCGGTGGCGGCGGACGCCGCGCGCCGCTGCGGTGCCCGCGGCGAGGTCGCGGGTGTGGCGGAGGTGGCGGGCCGACCGGGGTCGAGCCGGCTGGTGAAGCAGGCCCGGGTCCTGCGCGAGGTGCTGGCCGGCTGA
- a CDS encoding TetR/AcrR family transcriptional regulator, whose protein sequence is MGRPRAFDEDQAVQAAAELFALRGYEGTSVDDLVTGLGVHRGSLYKVFGSKRGLYLAALRRHLDHEVLPLTAALGAAGGLPGLLTRAAAAFDGGPAGGLLLSAAVERAGSDPEVGALVAEGLAALDTAIARATGSGTGTGDGDGEGGGAAGLLAATVLGLRLRARAGVGAPAAADVVAFADRVGPTG, encoded by the coding sequence ATGGGAAGACCACGCGCCTTCGACGAGGACCAGGCCGTGCAGGCGGCGGCCGAACTGTTCGCCCTCCGGGGCTACGAGGGGACCTCGGTGGACGACCTGGTCACCGGCCTCGGAGTCCACCGGGGCAGCCTCTACAAGGTGTTCGGCAGCAAACGCGGCCTCTACCTGGCCGCGCTGCGCCGCCACCTCGACCACGAGGTGCTGCCCCTCACGGCGGCGCTCGGGGCGGCCGGGGGCCTCCCCGGGCTGCTGACGCGGGCGGCCGCCGCGTTCGACGGCGGCCCGGCCGGCGGACTGCTGCTGTCGGCCGCCGTCGAACGGGCCGGGAGCGACCCGGAGGTCGGCGCGCTCGTCGCCGAAGGCCTGGCCGCCCTCGACACCGCCATCGCCCGGGCGACCGGTAGCGGCACCGGCACGGGTGACGGGGACGGTGAAGGCGGCGGGGCCGCCGGGCTGCTCGCGGCGACGGTGCTCGGCCTGCGGCTGCGGGCCCGGGCGGGCGTCGGCGCACCGGCGGCCGCGGACGTCGTGGCCTTCGCCGACCGAGTCGG